In one Platichthys flesus chromosome 3, fPlaFle2.1, whole genome shotgun sequence genomic region, the following are encoded:
- the atxn2 gene encoding ataxin-2 isoform X9 — translation MSMKAGGNRSKPGGGSAAGAPAPGAGGSGGGRQNLGRGRHSGKGPAAVIFNGVYANMRMVHVLTSVVGTKCELKVKDGAVYEGVFKTYGPECDLVLDAAHCKSPEPSIGPRKEDIVESIIFKASDVVVVTFKDVDLSFAKKVSSDTDNFTDAAVSSRINGEHKEKDLEPWDGGETHNSDSLESLDTDVSNGWDPNDMFKYNEEKYGVMSTYDSSLSTYTVPLERDNSEEFLKREARASQLAEEIEASATYKARVALENDERSEEEKYTAVVRGEREPHTLGSRENKYIPPGQRNREAMSWGPGRQNSPRLAPGSAGPPTPRPGPHDYSPNSGADQRVVNGGPPRMSPKSQRTPRAHRVPPCRTTGIPPGVDIISHNAPGEVPVTTPSRSSSSGGTWSSVVSGAHRPRSPRQNSMGGASPGSSSLPSPQTGTAPVETVVTPISASSPTAACPAPNMVASSTGDAKECRVQETRQTSPTANKENIKPLESTPSIPRPVCKGPPSMAPDHRKQIDNLKKFSVDFRLQSSSNPDPAFDQMMTKPPRDPADKPKDLPLDKSSSVAREDNEEGVVVIAAGAAAGAPAPSSANSNTSKPGSPAALSPSPSAPDLKRAGLDVASQGVQTTATFSGAKHEEKEEKKEAVQDQVRKSTLNPNANEFKPRFNTQPKPANTPTPPRPQGQPSPSIVVQQPPAVYSQTVCFPQMYPLTPVSPGVQKSIIWKSPAMYQVQMPHMTVSQSKPYRPGKVPNMPQQRSDQHHPQGAPTMMHPVTAAGPPIVAQNPAYSAQYFTCSPQQFTSQPLVQQMTHYQSQAQHVFSPVMQGGARMMGPPTHGQPSLVSSSTTQYPEQTHTMYVSQGPMPQQYPHPSATLHAHPQHPQPSATPTGQGQQGGPQQHGGPPNHPAASPVQHPQHQQAAAAAAAAQALHMANQSPQQQMYSALAPTPPSMTPGPNPQSPQGSFPSAQQTVYIHPQQVQHGYNHNHMAHVQQAHMQSGLVQSHHPAPNHPQMMLMATQGPPGGPQPQMTQNALNPIPVSSTTHFSYLAHPQVQAHHHQQQL, via the exons ATGTCAATGAAGGCCGGTGGAAATCGCAGCAAGCCCGGCGGTGGCAGCGCCGCTGGCGCTCCTGCCCCTGGTGCCGGAGGAAGCGGCGGGGGACGGCAGAATCTGGGCAG gGGAAGACACAGTGGTAAAGGTCCTGCAGCA gtcATTTTCAATGGTGTATATGCAAATATGAGGATGGTCCATGTCTTGACTTCAGTTGTG ggGACCAAGTGTGAGCTGAAAGTGAAAGATGGTGCAGTCTATGAAGGAGTCTTTAAGACATATGGTCCAGAG TGTGACCTGGTGTTGGATGCAGCCCACTGTAAGAGCCCTGAGCCGAGCATAGGCCCCAGGAAAGAGGATATTGTGGAGAGCATAATTTTCAAGGCCTCAGATGTGGTAGTGGTGACCTTCAAAGATGTTGACCTGAGTTTCGCCAAGAAAG TCTCCTCTGATACAG ACAACTTCACAGATGCCGCAGTGAGCAGTAGGATCAATGGCGAGCACAAAGAAAAAGATCTAGAGCCTTGGGATGGTGGAGAGACCCACAACTCCGACAGCCTAGAGTCTCTGGATACAGATGTG TCAAATGGGTGGGACCCCAATGACATGTTCAAGTACAATGAGGAGAAGTATGGAGTGATGTCAACATATGACAGCAGCCTCTCCACATATAC GGTCCCCCTGGAGCGGGACAACTCGGAGGAGTTCCTCAAGAGGGAAGCGCGTGCTTCCCAGCTGGCCGAGGAGATTGAGGCCAGTGCCACATACAAGGCCCGCGTGGCCCTGGAGAATGATGAGCGCTCCGAGGAGGAGAAATACACTGCAGTGGTTCGAGGGGAGAGGGAGCCTCACACGCTTGGCAGCAG ggAGAACAAGTACATTCCTCCAGGTCAGAGGAACAGGGAAGCAATGTCTTGGGGACCAGGACGTCAGAATTCACCTCGTCTGGCTCCAGGCTCAGCCGGGCCCCCGACCCCTCGACCCGGACCTCACGACTACAGTCCCAACTCTGGAGCCGACCAGAGGGTTGTTAACGGAG GTCCACCCCGGATGTCTCCCAAATCCCAGCGGACACCTCGTGCTCACAGAGTGCCACCTTGCCGGACAACTGGCATCCCTCCGGGAGTGGACATAATTTCCCACAATGCCCCCGGAGAGGTCCCAGTGACTACACCAAGTaggagcagctcctctggaggGACATGGTCTTCAGTAGTTAGTGGAG CTCACAGACCTCGCTCCCCTCGTCAGAATAGCATGGGTGGAGCCTCCCccggctcctcctccctcccgtcACCTCAGACAGGAACAGCTCCTGTGGAAACTGTCGTCACACCAATATCAGCTTCCTCTCCTACTGCTGCTTGTCCCGCTCCCAACATGGTCGCCTCATCAACAGGAGATG CAAAAGAGTGTCGTGTTCAGGAGACGAGACAAACATCCCCCACGGCAAACAAGGAGAACATCAAGCCCTTGGAGAGCACGCCTAGTATCCCCAGACCAGTCTGCAAAG GACCCCCTTCAATGGCACCAGACCACAGAAAACAAATagataatttaaagaaatttaGTGTCGATTTTAGG TTGCAGTCTAGTTCAAATCCAGACCCCGCCTTTGACCAGATGATGACCAAGCCACCTAGAGATCCAGCAGACAAGCCTAAAGACCTTCCCCTGGACAAATCCTCCTCCGTGGCGCGGGAGGACAATGAAGAGGGTGTTGTAGTGATTGCTGCTGGAGCCGCTGCGGGTGCCCCTGCTCCTTCCTCCGCCAACTCAAACACCAGTAAGCCTGGCAGCCCTGCTGCTCTGTCCCCATCTCCCTCAGCCCCAGACCTGAAGAGGGCCGGGCTGGACGTGGCATCGCAGGGAGTTCAGACAACGGCCACATTCAGTGGAGCCAAGCacgaagagaaggaggagaaaaaggaggctGTACAAGA tCAAGTGAGAAAATCAACCCTGAACCCAAACGCCAACGAGTTCAAACCCAGGTTCAATACACAG CCCAAACCAGCCAACACCCCGACGCCCCCTCGTCCTCAGGGCCAACCCAGCCCCTCCATCGTCGTCCAGCAGCCCCCGGCTGTCTACAGCCAGACAGTCTGCTTCCCCCAAATGTATCCGCTCACCCCCGTCAGCCCGGGCGTGCAG AAAAGCATAATATGGAAG TCTCCTGCTATGTACCAGGTGCAGATGCCTCATATGACCGTCAGCCAGTCTAAACCCTACAGACCAGGTAAAG TACCCAACATGCCCCAGCAGAGGTCAGACCAGCACCACCCGCAGGGCGCGCCCACCATGATGCACCCAGTGACGGCAGCAGGACCACCTATTGTAGCACAGAACCCCGCCTATTCTGCCCAGTACTTCACCTGCAGCCCGCAGCAGTTCACCAGTCAGCCACTGGTCCAGCAGATGACTCACTACCAATCACAG GCGCAGCATGTGTTTAGTCCAGTAATGCAGGGGGGTGCTAGGATGATGGGGCCACCCACACACGGCCAACCCAGCCTCGTCTCTTCTTCAACTACACAGTAcccagagcagacacacaccatgtATG TGTCTCAAGGGCCGATGCCTCAGCAGTACCCCCACCCCAGTGCCACTTTGCACGCTCACCCCCAGCACCCGCAGCCCTCTGCCACGCCTACAGGCCAAGGCCAGCAGGGTGGTCCCCAACAGCATGGGGGTCCTCCAAACCACCCAGCAGCCAGCCCAGTCCAGCACCCACAACACCagcaggctgctgcag ctgcagcagcagcccaggCCCTCCACATGGCCAACCagtctccacagcagcagatgtACTCAGCCTTGGCCCCTACGCCCCCCTCCATGACCCCAGGGCCCAACCCTCAGTCTCCCCAGGGATCGTTCCCCTCTGCCCAGCAGACGGTCTATATCCACCCGCAGCAGGTGCAGCACGgctacaaccacaaccacatgGCGCACGTGCAGCAG gcccATATGCAGTCTGGTTTAGTTCAGTCTCACCACCCGGCGCCTAATCACCCTCAAATGATGCTGATGGCTACCCAGGGGCCTCCAGGGGGGCCGCAGCCCCAAATGACTCAGAACGCCCTCAACCCCATCCCGGTCTCATCCACCACACATTTCTCCTACCTGGCACATCCACAAG TGCAggctcatcatcatcagcagcagctgtag